A part of Anabas testudineus chromosome 9, fAnaTes1.2, whole genome shotgun sequence genomic DNA contains:
- the pde4d gene encoding cAMP-specific 3',5'-cyclic phosphodiesterase 4D isoform X2: MRFVSGCGRTSQTMSIILKPRSRSTSSLKNTEGLCFDVDNGTSSGRSPLDPMASPGSGLILQANFVHSQRRESFLYRSDSDYDLSPKSMSRNSSIASDIHGDDMIVTPFAQVLASLRTVRNNFGALTNLQQDRASNKRSPMCNPPPITKTTFTEEAYQKLATETLEELDWCLDQLETLQTRHSVSEMASNKFKRMLNRELTHLSEMSRSGNQVSEFISSTFLDKQHEVEMPSPQTQKEKEKKNKPMSQISGVKKLQHSSSLTNSNIPRFGVKTETEDELAKELEHVNKWGLNVFKISEFSGNRPLTVMMYTIFQERDLLKTFKIPLDTFITYLMTLEDHYHGDVAYHNNIHAADVTQSTHVLLSTPALEAVFTDLEILAAIFASAIHDVDHPGVSNQFLINTNSELALMYNDSSVLENHHLAVGFKLLQEENCDIFQNLTKKQRQSLRKMVIDIVLATDMSKHMNLLADLKTMVETKKVTSSGVLLLDNYSDRIQVLQNMVHCADLSNPTKPLQLYRQWTDRIMEEFFSQGDRERERGMEISPMCDKHNASVEKSQVGFIDYIVHPLWETWADLVHPDAQDILDTLEDNREWYQSTIPQSPSPALDEPEDGTRPPGGDKFQFELTLEEDGESDTEKDSGSQPEEEEEDDDDEEEEEEENSCTDSKTLCTQDSESTEIPLDEQVGEVEEEEEVAEGEETPCSQPCVVEEEAAEEEEEGRGEGEIT, encoded by the exons ATGCGGTTTGTGTCTGGATGTGGAAGGACAAGCCAGACCATGAGTATCATTCTTAAGCCACGGTCTCGCTCTACCAGCTCACTGAAGAACACGGAGGGACTATG TTTTGATGTGGACAATGGGACGTCATCAGGTCGCAGCCCACTGGACCCAATGGCCAGCCCGGGCTCAGGCCTCATTTTGCAGGCCAATTTTGTCCACAGTCAACGGAGAGAGTCCTTCCTCTACCGCTCCGACAGTGACTACGACCTCTCGCCCAAGTCTATGTCCCGAAACTCCTCCATTGCCAGTGATAT tcaTGGTGACGATATGATTGTAACGCCATTTGCACAG GTTCTTGCCAGCTTGAGAACTGTACGAAACAACTTTGGTGCATTAACTAATCTACAGCAAGACAGAGCGTCCAATAA GAGATCACCCATGTGTAACCCACCGCCTATCACCAAAACTACCTTTACAG AGGAGGCCTACCAGAAACTGGCAACTGAGACACTGGAGGAGCTGGACTGGTGCCTGGACCAGCTTGAGACGCTGCAGACAAGACACTCAGTCAGCGAGATGGCCTCCAACAAG TTCAAGAGGATGTTAAATAGGGAGCTGACTCACCTATCAGAGATGAGCCGCTCTGGGAACCAGGTGTCTGAGTTCATCTCCAGCACCTTCCTGG ACAAGCAACATGAAGTTGAGATGCCGTCCCCTCAGacacagaaggagaaggaaaagaagaataaGCCCATGTCACAGATCAGCGGGGTGAAAAAGCTGCAACACTCCTCTAGCCTCACAAACTCCAATATCCCTCGCTTTGGAGtcaagacagagacagaggatgagCTCGCTAAG GAGCTGGAGCATGTGAATAAATGGGgccttaatgtttttaaaatctcGGAGTTCTCTGGGAATCGGCCTCTGACAGTCATGATGTACACAATTTTCCAG GAGAGAGACTtgttaaaaacttttaaaattcCACTCGACACCTTTATAACATACCTGATGACCTTAGAAGACCATTATCATGGCGATGTGGCCTACCACAACAACATTCATGCTGCTGATGTCACCCAGTCAACTCACGTGCTGCTATCCACCCCTGCCCTTGAG gCTGTGTTCACAGACCTTGAGATCCTAGCTGCCATCTTTGCCAGTGCAATTCACGACGTGGACCATCCTGGAGTCTCTAACCAGTTCCTCATCAACACCA ATTCAGAGCTGGCGCTAATGTACAATGATTCATCGGTGCTGGAGAATCACCATTTAGCAGTTGGTTTCAAACTCTTACAAGAGGAGAACTGTGACATCTTTCAAAACTTgaccaaaaaacaaagacaatcaCTGCGAAAGATGGTCATTGACATA GTGCTAGCAACAGACATGTCGAAGCACATGAATCTACTGGCTGACCTGAAAACAATGGTGGAAACTAAGAAGGTGACGAGCTCTGGTGTCCTGCTGCTGGACAACTACTCTGACAGGATACAG GTTCTTCAAAACATGGTGCACTGTGCAGACCTGAGCAACCCCACCAAGCCTCTCCAGCTCTACCGGCAGTGGACGGATCGCATCATGGAGGAGTTCTTCAGTCAGGGAgatcgagagagagagaggggcatGGAGATCAGCCCCATGTGTGATAAACACAATGCCTCAGTAGAAAAGAGCCAG GTTGGTTTCATTGACTATATTGTTCACCCTTTGTGGGAAACATGGGCTGACCTGGTCCATCCGGATGCCCAAGACATCCTGGACACGTTAGAAGACAACAGGGAGTGGTACCAAAGCACCATCCCCCAAAGTCCCTCTCCTGCCCTGGATGAGCCTGAGGATGGCACTCGACCCCCGGGAGGGGACAAGTTCCAGTTTGAGCTCACCCTGGAGGAGGATGGGGAATCGGACACTGAGAAGGACAGCGGCAGCCAgccggaggaggaggaggaggacgacgatgatgaggaggaggaagaggaggaaaacagctGTACCGACTCTAAAACACTTTGTACACAGGACTCTGAATCAACAGAGATTCCTTTGGACGAACAGGTGGGGGAagttgaggaggaggaggaggtagcGGAAGGGGAAGAGACCCCTTGCTCACAACCATGTGTAGTGGAGGAAGAGgcagcagaagaggaggaggaggggagaggagaaggagaaatcACCTGA
- the pde4d gene encoding cAMP-specific 3',5'-cyclic phosphodiesterase 4D isoform X4 has translation MASPGSGLILQANFVHSQRRESFLYRSDSDYDLSPKSMSRNSSIASDIHGDDMIVTPFAQVLASLRTVRNNFGALTNLQQDRASNKRSPMCNPPPITKTTFTEEAYQKLATETLEELDWCLDQLETLQTRHSVSEMASNKFKRMLNRELTHLSEMSRSGNQVSEFISSTFLDKQHEVEMPSPQTQKEKEKKNKPMSQISGVKKLQHSSSLTNSNIPRFGVKTETEDELAKELEHVNKWGLNVFKISEFSGNRPLTVMMYTIFQERDLLKTFKIPLDTFITYLMTLEDHYHGDVAYHNNIHAADVTQSTHVLLSTPALEAVFTDLEILAAIFASAIHDVDHPGVSNQFLINTNSELALMYNDSSVLENHHLAVGFKLLQEENCDIFQNLTKKQRQSLRKMVIDIVLATDMSKHMNLLADLKTMVETKKVTSSGVLLLDNYSDRIQVLQNMVHCADLSNPTKPLQLYRQWTDRIMEEFFSQGDRERERGMEISPMCDKHNASVEKSQVGFIDYIVHPLWETWADLVHPDAQDILDTLEDNREWYQSTIPQSPSPALDEPEDGTRPPGGDKFQFELTLEEDGESDTEKDSGSQPEEEEEDDDDEEEEEEENSCTDSKTLCTQDSESTEIPLDEQVGEVEEEEEVAEGEETPCSQPCVVEEEAAEEEEEGRGEGEIT, from the exons ATGGCCAGCCCGGGCTCAGGCCTCATTTTGCAGGCCAATTTTGTCCACAGTCAACGGAGAGAGTCCTTCCTCTACCGCTCCGACAGTGACTACGACCTCTCGCCCAAGTCTATGTCCCGAAACTCCTCCATTGCCAGTGATAT tcaTGGTGACGATATGATTGTAACGCCATTTGCACAG GTTCTTGCCAGCTTGAGAACTGTACGAAACAACTTTGGTGCATTAACTAATCTACAGCAAGACAGAGCGTCCAATAA GAGATCACCCATGTGTAACCCACCGCCTATCACCAAAACTACCTTTACAG AGGAGGCCTACCAGAAACTGGCAACTGAGACACTGGAGGAGCTGGACTGGTGCCTGGACCAGCTTGAGACGCTGCAGACAAGACACTCAGTCAGCGAGATGGCCTCCAACAAG TTCAAGAGGATGTTAAATAGGGAGCTGACTCACCTATCAGAGATGAGCCGCTCTGGGAACCAGGTGTCTGAGTTCATCTCCAGCACCTTCCTGG ACAAGCAACATGAAGTTGAGATGCCGTCCCCTCAGacacagaaggagaaggaaaagaagaataaGCCCATGTCACAGATCAGCGGGGTGAAAAAGCTGCAACACTCCTCTAGCCTCACAAACTCCAATATCCCTCGCTTTGGAGtcaagacagagacagaggatgagCTCGCTAAG GAGCTGGAGCATGTGAATAAATGGGgccttaatgtttttaaaatctcGGAGTTCTCTGGGAATCGGCCTCTGACAGTCATGATGTACACAATTTTCCAG GAGAGAGACTtgttaaaaacttttaaaattcCACTCGACACCTTTATAACATACCTGATGACCTTAGAAGACCATTATCATGGCGATGTGGCCTACCACAACAACATTCATGCTGCTGATGTCACCCAGTCAACTCACGTGCTGCTATCCACCCCTGCCCTTGAG gCTGTGTTCACAGACCTTGAGATCCTAGCTGCCATCTTTGCCAGTGCAATTCACGACGTGGACCATCCTGGAGTCTCTAACCAGTTCCTCATCAACACCA ATTCAGAGCTGGCGCTAATGTACAATGATTCATCGGTGCTGGAGAATCACCATTTAGCAGTTGGTTTCAAACTCTTACAAGAGGAGAACTGTGACATCTTTCAAAACTTgaccaaaaaacaaagacaatcaCTGCGAAAGATGGTCATTGACATA GTGCTAGCAACAGACATGTCGAAGCACATGAATCTACTGGCTGACCTGAAAACAATGGTGGAAACTAAGAAGGTGACGAGCTCTGGTGTCCTGCTGCTGGACAACTACTCTGACAGGATACAG GTTCTTCAAAACATGGTGCACTGTGCAGACCTGAGCAACCCCACCAAGCCTCTCCAGCTCTACCGGCAGTGGACGGATCGCATCATGGAGGAGTTCTTCAGTCAGGGAgatcgagagagagagaggggcatGGAGATCAGCCCCATGTGTGATAAACACAATGCCTCAGTAGAAAAGAGCCAG GTTGGTTTCATTGACTATATTGTTCACCCTTTGTGGGAAACATGGGCTGACCTGGTCCATCCGGATGCCCAAGACATCCTGGACACGTTAGAAGACAACAGGGAGTGGTACCAAAGCACCATCCCCCAAAGTCCCTCTCCTGCCCTGGATGAGCCTGAGGATGGCACTCGACCCCCGGGAGGGGACAAGTTCCAGTTTGAGCTCACCCTGGAGGAGGATGGGGAATCGGACACTGAGAAGGACAGCGGCAGCCAgccggaggaggaggaggaggacgacgatgatgaggaggaggaagaggaggaaaacagctGTACCGACTCTAAAACACTTTGTACACAGGACTCTGAATCAACAGAGATTCCTTTGGACGAACAGGTGGGGGAagttgaggaggaggaggaggtagcGGAAGGGGAAGAGACCCCTTGCTCACAACCATGTGTAGTGGAGGAAGAGgcagcagaagaggaggaggaggggagaggagaaggagaaatcACCTGA
- the pde4d gene encoding cAMP-specific 3',5'-cyclic phosphodiesterase 4D isoform X3, whose amino-acid sequence MKPGQCPGIPNDRSMMHLSHFPFRRHSWICFDVDNGTSSGRSPLDPMASPGSGLILQANFVHSQRRESFLYRSDSDYDLSPKSMSRNSSIASDIHGDDMIVTPFAQVLASLRTVRNNFGALTNLQQDRASNKRSPMCNPPPITKTTFTEEAYQKLATETLEELDWCLDQLETLQTRHSVSEMASNKFKRMLNRELTHLSEMSRSGNQVSEFISSTFLDKQHEVEMPSPQTQKEKEKKNKPMSQISGVKKLQHSSSLTNSNIPRFGVKTETEDELAKELEHVNKWGLNVFKISEFSGNRPLTVMMYTIFQERDLLKTFKIPLDTFITYLMTLEDHYHGDVAYHNNIHAADVTQSTHVLLSTPALEAVFTDLEILAAIFASAIHDVDHPGVSNQFLINTNSELALMYNDSSVLENHHLAVGFKLLQEENCDIFQNLTKKQRQSLRKMVIDIVLATDMSKHMNLLADLKTMVETKKVTSSGVLLLDNYSDRIQVLQNMVHCADLSNPTKPLQLYRQWTDRIMEEFFSQGDRERERGMEISPMCDKHNASVEKSQVGFIDYIVHPLWETWADLVHPDAQDILDTLEDNREWYQSTIPQSPSPALDEPEDGTRPPGGDKFQFELTLEEDGESDTEKDSGSQPEEEEEDDDDEEEEEEENSCTDSKTLCTQDSESTEIPLDEQVGEVEEEEEVAEGEETPCSQPCVVEEEAAEEEEEGRGEGEIT is encoded by the exons TTTTGATGTGGACAATGGGACGTCATCAGGTCGCAGCCCACTGGACCCAATGGCCAGCCCGGGCTCAGGCCTCATTTTGCAGGCCAATTTTGTCCACAGTCAACGGAGAGAGTCCTTCCTCTACCGCTCCGACAGTGACTACGACCTCTCGCCCAAGTCTATGTCCCGAAACTCCTCCATTGCCAGTGATAT tcaTGGTGACGATATGATTGTAACGCCATTTGCACAG GTTCTTGCCAGCTTGAGAACTGTACGAAACAACTTTGGTGCATTAACTAATCTACAGCAAGACAGAGCGTCCAATAA GAGATCACCCATGTGTAACCCACCGCCTATCACCAAAACTACCTTTACAG AGGAGGCCTACCAGAAACTGGCAACTGAGACACTGGAGGAGCTGGACTGGTGCCTGGACCAGCTTGAGACGCTGCAGACAAGACACTCAGTCAGCGAGATGGCCTCCAACAAG TTCAAGAGGATGTTAAATAGGGAGCTGACTCACCTATCAGAGATGAGCCGCTCTGGGAACCAGGTGTCTGAGTTCATCTCCAGCACCTTCCTGG ACAAGCAACATGAAGTTGAGATGCCGTCCCCTCAGacacagaaggagaaggaaaagaagaataaGCCCATGTCACAGATCAGCGGGGTGAAAAAGCTGCAACACTCCTCTAGCCTCACAAACTCCAATATCCCTCGCTTTGGAGtcaagacagagacagaggatgagCTCGCTAAG GAGCTGGAGCATGTGAATAAATGGGgccttaatgtttttaaaatctcGGAGTTCTCTGGGAATCGGCCTCTGACAGTCATGATGTACACAATTTTCCAG GAGAGAGACTtgttaaaaacttttaaaattcCACTCGACACCTTTATAACATACCTGATGACCTTAGAAGACCATTATCATGGCGATGTGGCCTACCACAACAACATTCATGCTGCTGATGTCACCCAGTCAACTCACGTGCTGCTATCCACCCCTGCCCTTGAG gCTGTGTTCACAGACCTTGAGATCCTAGCTGCCATCTTTGCCAGTGCAATTCACGACGTGGACCATCCTGGAGTCTCTAACCAGTTCCTCATCAACACCA ATTCAGAGCTGGCGCTAATGTACAATGATTCATCGGTGCTGGAGAATCACCATTTAGCAGTTGGTTTCAAACTCTTACAAGAGGAGAACTGTGACATCTTTCAAAACTTgaccaaaaaacaaagacaatcaCTGCGAAAGATGGTCATTGACATA GTGCTAGCAACAGACATGTCGAAGCACATGAATCTACTGGCTGACCTGAAAACAATGGTGGAAACTAAGAAGGTGACGAGCTCTGGTGTCCTGCTGCTGGACAACTACTCTGACAGGATACAG GTTCTTCAAAACATGGTGCACTGTGCAGACCTGAGCAACCCCACCAAGCCTCTCCAGCTCTACCGGCAGTGGACGGATCGCATCATGGAGGAGTTCTTCAGTCAGGGAgatcgagagagagagaggggcatGGAGATCAGCCCCATGTGTGATAAACACAATGCCTCAGTAGAAAAGAGCCAG GTTGGTTTCATTGACTATATTGTTCACCCTTTGTGGGAAACATGGGCTGACCTGGTCCATCCGGATGCCCAAGACATCCTGGACACGTTAGAAGACAACAGGGAGTGGTACCAAAGCACCATCCCCCAAAGTCCCTCTCCTGCCCTGGATGAGCCTGAGGATGGCACTCGACCCCCGGGAGGGGACAAGTTCCAGTTTGAGCTCACCCTGGAGGAGGATGGGGAATCGGACACTGAGAAGGACAGCGGCAGCCAgccggaggaggaggaggaggacgacgatgatgaggaggaggaagaggaggaaaacagctGTACCGACTCTAAAACACTTTGTACACAGGACTCTGAATCAACAGAGATTCCTTTGGACGAACAGGTGGGGGAagttgaggaggaggaggaggtagcGGAAGGGGAAGAGACCCCTTGCTCACAACCATGTGTAGTGGAGGAAGAGgcagcagaagaggaggaggaggggagaggagaaggagaaatcACCTGA